The following is a genomic window from Malus sylvestris chromosome 7, drMalSylv7.2, whole genome shotgun sequence.
tatgaggttcaaaattttcactatcttcatcatctctatgtgtagagtaagtgtattgtgaagagtagtcatcaaatgataaatccccaaaatagttttgcatgtaattgttaacatgccacccatatggatgatGGAATCGAAATCGAAACGAACAGACAGAcgaagagatagagagagcaaatcaaaaggaaaagagatgGAACAAAATGGAAGACATTTCCAGTAGCTTCAAAAAGCAGGGTGAATATATTGAAGACCAAACCGCACGATCACTGACACGTGGGCTGGATGTTTTGAAAgcaggtttggatttttttttcttctctcgaataacacacacacacacacacatcccaTTTCCACagacacacacgcacagaccacttctttctccctcATTCCTCTCCTCATTCATCTCTGGTTCTCCCCCCCATCTCTTCTTTGCAAGTCTTATTCCCAGAGCAGACAGACAGACACACACCCCACTTCCTCGTGTTTCCCTCTTCCCCAATCCCTCGAACCTTCTCCCTCATTCATGTCCTTGTTTCTTCTCCCCCGGAGCACAGACCACCACACCAAAGTTTTAAAAAACGCTAGGTTCTAGTCGGACGGCGAGCtgaggcctagcgcctaggcggatttggataattttttttatattatttattttatctacATAATTTGATGGTCTAagggaaaaaaaacattatccaaaaaattcatataacatttatatatatatatagttttatcTTATTCTATATATAATTctaaaccatatatatatatattgaaaagatAAAAAGCACACGGTTTCATaattcaaaaccgtgtgcccTTCCACTTGTTTCACATTCCCAAGGGCAGAGTCCCCATATCATCATACGGTTTCATGATTCAGACCTTTTGACCCTTTGAAAAGTAAAACACCTTCCCAATTTCCCATTAAATCTGTTCGGTTCTCATCTTCCTTCTCTTTTAGAAGAATTAGAACTACAAAGTGAAACAAAAATTGCAGCTTGCACAGTCGCAACGGCACACTAAAATGTCAAataccctctctctttctctttctttctctctctctctctctctctctctctctctctctctctctctctctctctctctctctgcgcgTACTCTCTCTTCCTCCATTTGCTCACAGATGGCAAAGCTGCAGAAGCTCGCCGAGATCGGAAGTTGTAGATTCAGAGTTGATGCGCGTTTGGGATTTGCAATCGCCTAGATGGGTACGGTCCACCAGGGACTTGGGCTCGCACACCCATGGCTCGCCGGACCTGGGTTGGGTGTTCTCTGGGTGCCCCGGTGCTTCATGAAGACGAAAGGAGAGAGGGTTGACGCCAATGATGATTTTGGTACCGTCGTCGATGGGTGTGGGTGTGTAAATGGGTGCGTGAGTGTAGATCGGCGTGAGAAGGAGAGTCTGTGCGAGAGAGGGGGGAGAAAGAGGGAGTGAACTGAGAGAAAGGGAGATGTTGGCGTGGGTGGGGAAGGGGTGGggggttgcagggaaggggaagggggGGAGATGGGAATGGGTTCTAGggatgcagagaagagagagaggcgagagagatttaatatctcacgatattattgataatatcgataatatcgcgatattaatatcgcgatattatattatcgataatatcgcgatattttgacgaaaactcattggataagcattaaaatatcggtaactcaaaaaaccgatattatcggcgaaatatcgccgataatatcggcattTCAGTCCTTGGTATTAGGTGAACCCGGCCATTGACTACTTTGTAGGAATTTTGGGCGATCAGCATTTTAGTACACAGAAACAAACATCATCCTCAGATAAAAATTACTGAATACGTCTGGAAACTCGTAGAGAAGCTTTGTTGGGCCATCCCTGGTTTTTAGGTTTATTGGTATCTATTTTCCTTTAATTATGCCTTGGATACGTACGTTTTGGATAAGGGGAAAACCTTAAATGTTATTCGGTTTCGGATATGAATATAGGGTCCTGATCCGTATTCGTCCATGAATCAGCATCGACTAATATATATCATTTGTTGTGTTGTGCCGAATAGTATATATTAAGTGTTGTGTTGTGCTGTGCTGTGCTGTGTAAGATATATTATGTAGATAAATGTGATCCTAGAAACAGACAGACTAACTGGCAGATCAATCCATCATTGCAAAGTAATCAGTTTGTGTAGGGATGACAATTCAGCCCATTAAACCCAATAACCGTGGGTAACCGTCCGAATTAGGTATTTTTGGATATGGGGAAAAACCGCGAGTTTTATAAGGTTATGGTTTCAAATATGGTTATAGGGGTCTCTGATCCATATATGTcttgaaaaatatattatgtGTCATGGTGTGCAATATATATTATGTGTTGTGCTATGTCGTGTccatattaaaattattttgataatttgtttCGCTTTTCTCCAATAGTGGttgttgtatttttcttttgtcatccatttctttttttCATGGGACCAATTTGCCTTAATTTGTTTATCATGAACACCTCAACAAAGTATTGTTATGATGATTTGGATGTGGATATTTAATGAGGGAATCAATATCTATTAAATCATAATGTCTTAGTTGaacgaataattttttttttttttgcattaacAAAGATAAATATAACTGATAACCAAGTGGGAATCTGTTACCCGGCAGGTATGATTATGAATAATTCTCGATAGTTAATTTGCGATTATAAATATGGCTCATTTTCGTGATTATGGGGATGAATATGATATTTTTGTCCCAAAATCAAATTGTTGTCATACCTAGTTCGGGCTAGCGTATCCCAAAAATAAATGGCCAAATTAATGACacacagaaaaacaaaaataaaaaaaatgccgagttttttttttctctgtgaTAAATGTATAAAAATCAAATGCCATGACTGGTGAAAATGTCAATTTATCATAAATAGAATAGGCAAATGAAGTTGTGGAGAGGGAAAGCAGAGCAAATGAATCTTCAACCAAAATAAATGTAAATCAAATACATGATCATATATGATTTAAACCTAAAACCTTCATGAGCTCCTCCTTCTCTTTCAACAACCCTTGCCGGTCCTCCTTGTCATTCTTGATCCACACAATCTCTCTTGCCTTCCAAGCTTCATACTCCTCTGCCTCGTTTACTCATCGTCAGTATCAATACCAACAACAATATTTGCTTATGCTCCAAACCTTTAACCTTCCAAATCTCCTCAACCACAATTTGTGTCATGCTTCAATTCCGAGATACGTCTAGGATTGACACGTGACATCACCAAAAACCTATTCATCTTTCATGCCTCACCTCCGATACATCTAGGAATGACATGTGACATCACCAAAAACCTTTGAGGTCCGACCGGGATACCCGTCCAACCTATACACAAAAACCCATCCCACCGCCGCCTCGTGCTTTTGATTTTCTGataatacatatataatttGCTCCTTGTTTGATGATCTAGTTTAGCCTCATGTCTACAGTCGATGGTTAGCTACTCGGGTAGCGAAATATAATTTTCAGGTTATGGTGCTGCGCCGAAAAGGCTGGGGCACTTGAAAAGTTCAggaaaaaatagtaaaatattcAATTTGAGGTGCAAATGACTAAATGCGGAGCCCAAATCGCTATGAAGGATACAAAAGAGAAAGGtgcagttttgtttttttgtttttttgtttttagtcgAAAATAAAGCTTTATTCATGAGAGAATGAAACATCAAACatgttaaattgttaattgCTTATTGATTGAGCAAAAAACTTGAACTAATTCCCGCCAAtcacataaacaaaacaaaaccacatGTTAATCAGTCATTTATTTATTGCTTTCGCTTGAGCGATGAATCGGCTTGTAATCGTACTTGTTAATGTCCACGTTCTGCTGCAAAACCTACAAAATCGAATTGGTAAGTGCCAAAATCAATCAAAAAGCTCCCAAAAACACTTTTCAACTGCTTTTGGCTTATTTGAAAGCTTGTACCTTGAGCTCTTCCTCGAGAGATGTCTTCTTTGGTTTGTAGGCGTCGACGGGTCTCATTCTGGAAAGTGCTTTTCGGCTCTCGTTGATGTCCTTGCTTCCTTGAATCATGTGACCGAGCCCCACCGTGCCGCACACGGTGAGTGAGATCATCGGAAGGCCGTACCAGATAAATGGGTGTCTCCCCCAAAAGGGGTGTGTTGAGGGGGAGCAAAAGGTGTGATTGCATTAGGTCCCAAATTTGAAGGGCCCCTAACATTTTTTTTGACATCTGAAATTTATATGTAACAatgatatatattaaaaaattgctTTTATTAGTACTTTAAAATCTCGTTATCCACTCTTTataagtgtaatttttttttctaatataaaaatttggacTGCATAATGAAATActtgaagtgtcaataacaataccctaaagatgattttttttttcaaagttattatataatacaacaacaacaacaacaaagccttttcccactaagtggggtcggctatatgaatcctagaacgccattgcgctcggttttgtgtcatgtcctccgttagatccaagtactctaagtcttttcttagagtctcttccaaagttttcctaggtcttcctctaccccttcggccctgaacctttgtcccgtagtcacatcttcgaaccggagcgtcagtcggccttctttgcacatgtccaaatcaccagagccgattttctctcatctttcctacaatttcggctactcctactgtacctcggatatcctcattcccaatcttatcctttctcgtgtgcccacacatcccacgaagcatcctcatctccgctacacccattttgtgtacgtgttgatgcttcaccacccaacattctctgccatacaacatcgctggccttattgccgtcctataaaattttcccttgagcttcagtggcctacgacggtcacacaacacgccggatgcactctttccatccagctcgtattctatggttgagatctccatctaattctccgttctcttgcaagatagatcataggtaacgaaatcggtcgctttttgtgatcttcgctagattgctccggtcattagtgtggataagtatataaatggatagagataggaaagcaaacacaagatgtacgtggttcacccagattggctacgtccacggaatagaagagttctcattaattgtgaagggtttacacaagtacataggttcaagctctcctttagtgagtacgagtgaatgatttagtacaaatgacattaggaaatattgtgggagaatgatctcgtaatcacgaaacttctaagtatcggagtgtggtgtcgtcttgacttgccatatctgtctcataggtagatgtggcatcttctctggaagtactcttcctccatccaggggtggtatctttaactggtggagatgcacaaggtaatgtatcaatttcacttgaagcttacttgtagtt
Proteins encoded in this region:
- the LOC126629951 gene encoding uncharacterized protein LOC126629951 produces the protein MSVAITSISKTKAAMTAIKSSTYKGKGRRPGSHPFIWYGLPMISLTVCGTVGLGHMIQGSKDINESRKALSRMRPVDAYKPKKTSLEEELKVLQQNVDINKYDYKPIHRSSESNK